A part of Halobacillus shinanisalinarum genomic DNA contains:
- a CDS encoding DUF488 domain-containing protein — MSVVLKRIYDDDTRTGGNRILVDGVWPRGISKEDADLDEWMKDIAPSSPLRKWFNHDPEKFNEFKKSYKEEIQQSSERTEKLDELKKMADGERLILLFAAKETKYNHAVVLKELIEENLT; from the coding sequence ATGTCTGTCGTACTTAAACGAATCTATGATGATGACACTCGTACAGGTGGTAATAGAATACTAGTTGACGGTGTTTGGCCGCGAGGTATATCAAAAGAAGATGCCGACCTTGATGAATGGATGAAGGATATCGCACCAAGCTCTCCACTAAGAAAGTGGTTCAACCATGACCCCGAGAAATTCAATGAGTTTAAGAAGTCGTATAAAGAGGAAATTCAGCAAAGCTCTGAACGGACGGAAAAACTTGATGAACTAAAAAAGATGGCTGACGGTGAGCGGCTTATCCTCCTTTTTGCAGCCAAAGAAACGAAGTACAACCATGCTGTTGTACTTAAGGAATTAATTGAAGAGAATTTAACTTGA
- a CDS encoding dipeptidase yields the protein MREQVQLHKDKFLEELQDFLRIPSISSLSEHKQDVREGATWVANALEKVGMENIEIIETDGHPIVYADWLHAADQPTVLIYGHYDVQPADPLELWDSKPFEPDIKDGKIYARGATDDKGQLFIHIKALELLMVERGSLPVNVKFCIEGEEEIASPHLPLFIDKNIEQLSADAVLISDTSFIEKGQPAICTVLRGALAMEVGVKTANTDLHSGSYGGGVPNAIHSLVHIFDSLHDQKGKVTVKGFYEGVPTVTEGLRKEVAAIPFDEEKAMQELELDSLYGERGFTFQEQTGIRPTLEINGVTGGFQGEGIKTIVPSEASAKISCRLVGEQDPQKVYERIEQHMKAHKLEGSRITVNSLIQAKPVSLNSQEPMIQKASDAYEKVYGVRPLFPKEGGSIPIVEVFARLLEAPVVLMGFGLPSENLHAPNEHFHLDNFTQGIETVCEYLESL from the coding sequence ATGAGAGAACAAGTACAGTTACATAAAGACAAATTTTTAGAGGAACTGCAGGACTTTTTAAGAATACCGAGTATTTCTTCCTTATCAGAACATAAACAAGATGTTAGGGAAGGAGCCACCTGGGTAGCGAATGCTCTGGAGAAAGTAGGTATGGAGAACATCGAGATTATTGAAACCGACGGCCATCCAATCGTTTATGCGGACTGGCTTCATGCTGCTGATCAACCGACGGTTCTTATTTATGGTCACTATGATGTTCAGCCTGCAGATCCACTTGAGCTATGGGATTCAAAGCCATTTGAGCCCGATATTAAGGACGGTAAAATCTATGCTCGAGGAGCGACAGATGATAAAGGACAACTGTTTATTCATATTAAAGCACTAGAACTACTTATGGTCGAACGTGGATCTCTGCCAGTCAATGTAAAGTTCTGCATAGAGGGGGAAGAGGAAATTGCCAGCCCACACCTCCCACTTTTTATTGATAAGAATATAGAGCAGCTTTCCGCTGATGCTGTGCTGATTTCCGACACCTCTTTTATTGAAAAAGGGCAGCCGGCGATATGTACAGTATTGCGAGGGGCTCTTGCTATGGAGGTAGGGGTGAAAACTGCCAATACAGACTTGCATTCCGGTTCATATGGAGGCGGTGTTCCTAACGCCATTCATTCGCTCGTTCACATTTTCGACTCCCTCCACGACCAAAAGGGGAAAGTAACTGTCAAAGGGTTTTATGAAGGAGTTCCGACTGTAACGGAGGGCCTAAGAAAAGAAGTAGCAGCCATACCTTTTGATGAAGAAAAAGCGATGCAAGAATTAGAATTAGATTCGCTGTATGGAGAAAGAGGATTCACCTTCCAGGAGCAAACGGGGATTCGGCCGACTTTAGAGATCAATGGGGTCACCGGCGGTTTTCAAGGGGAAGGCATTAAAACAATCGTACCTAGTGAAGCAAGTGCGAAAATAAGCTGCCGTCTTGTGGGTGAGCAGGACCCTCAGAAGGTTTATGAGCGTATTGAACAGCATATGAAAGCACATAAACTAGAAGGAAGCCGCATCACAGTAAATTCGTTAATTCAAGCAAAACCGGTTTCATTAAATTCACAGGAGCCTATGATCCAAAAAGCCTCAGATGCGTATGAGAAGGTTTATGGCGTCAGACCGCTTTTTCCTAAAGAAGGCGGATCAATCCCAATAGTTGAGGTGTTCGCAAGACTACTTGAAGCTCCTGTTGTCCTGATGGGATTTGGTTTGCCATCGGAAAATCTGCATGCACCAAATGAACACTTTCACTTAGATAACTTTACCCAGGGTATAGAAACAGTTTGTGAATATTTGGAGAGTCTCTAA
- a CDS encoding SLC13 family permease, protein MKYALSHWWNDMWKLHQQAKDLLSFFVSGNTGSSFAEKNQKEDDNGGGEPPVHYKPAQKIGLWLGPLLFALTMILFNPETLSSEGQAILASTIWIATWWISEAIPIPVTSLLPIVLFPITGGLDLDATTSSYGSDTIFLFMGGFIIALAMERWNLHKRIALAIISAIGTNTERIILGFMVATGFLSMWISNTATAMMMVPIGLAIIYQVADSLKNDPIDTSKENFNFGKALMLGIAYSASIGGLGTLIGTPPNTIFAGTIDELYGIDISFARWMLFGVPIAIVLMAIAWVYLVKVAYPMKLREIPGGRKVISEERKALGNMSYEEKAVMTVFVITALAWISRSFILAPLVPGIDDAVIAIAASIVLFIVPARHKEAKSLMNWDTAKELPWGILLLFGGGLAIAAGFRDSGLAQWIGEQLTVLEGVSFFIILLAVIALVIFLTEITSNTATATMMFPIMASLSVAINVHPYSLMIGAGVAASCAFMLPVATPPNAVVFGSGYLRIPDMAKAGVWLNIISIFILAIAVYFLIPLVWGITLTEFPSNLR, encoded by the coding sequence ATGAAATATGCACTTTCCCACTGGTGGAATGATATGTGGAAACTCCACCAGCAGGCAAAAGATCTGCTAAGCTTTTTTGTAAGCGGAAACACAGGCAGTTCTTTTGCAGAAAAAAACCAAAAAGAAGACGATAATGGGGGCGGTGAGCCGCCAGTCCACTATAAACCAGCGCAAAAAATCGGCCTTTGGCTTGGTCCATTGTTATTTGCTCTTACGATGATCCTTTTCAATCCAGAAACCTTATCAAGTGAAGGACAAGCTATTTTAGCCTCGACCATTTGGATCGCGACATGGTGGATTAGTGAAGCTATACCTATTCCCGTTACTTCACTTTTACCTATCGTGCTGTTCCCGATCACTGGAGGACTAGATCTTGACGCAACGACTTCTTCCTACGGCTCTGATACCATTTTCTTATTTATGGGTGGATTTATTATTGCACTTGCAATGGAACGCTGGAACCTACATAAGCGAATCGCTCTTGCTATCATATCAGCGATCGGGACAAATACGGAGCGCATCATTCTTGGTTTCATGGTCGCTACCGGGTTTCTGTCGATGTGGATCTCAAATACAGCTACTGCAATGATGATGGTCCCTATCGGTCTGGCTATTATTTATCAAGTGGCGGACTCGCTTAAGAATGACCCGATTGATACATCTAAAGAAAACTTCAACTTTGGTAAAGCTCTTATGCTGGGGATTGCCTACTCTGCCTCAATTGGCGGACTTGGTACATTAATCGGCACGCCACCAAATACGATCTTTGCGGGTACCATTGATGAACTTTATGGCATAGATATTTCCTTTGCCCGCTGGATGTTGTTTGGTGTACCAATTGCGATTGTTCTAATGGCTATTGCTTGGGTGTACCTAGTGAAGGTTGCCTATCCTATGAAGCTAAGAGAAATACCTGGTGGACGTAAAGTTATCTCCGAAGAAAGAAAAGCACTAGGCAACATGAGTTATGAGGAAAAGGCAGTAATGACCGTGTTTGTCATCACTGCTTTAGCATGGATCTCACGTTCATTTATCCTTGCCCCCCTCGTACCGGGCATTGACGATGCAGTTATTGCGATAGCTGCCTCTATTGTCTTATTTATTGTTCCAGCCCGACATAAGGAAGCGAAATCACTAATGAACTGGGACACAGCAAAGGAGCTGCCTTGGGGTATCCTCTTACTCTTTGGTGGTGGGTTGGCTATTGCAGCTGGATTTAGAGACTCTGGTCTGGCTCAATGGATTGGAGAACAGTTAACTGTATTAGAAGGTGTATCCTTCTTCATAATCTTGCTGGCTGTGATTGCATTAGTTATTTTCTTAACTGAAATTACATCAAATACAGCAACAGCGACGATGATGTTCCCGATTATGGCCTCCCTTTCTGTCGCGATTAATGTACATCCATACAGTTTAATGATTGGTGCTGGAGTAGCAGCATCATGTGCATTTATGCTGCCAGTGGCCACGCCTCCAAACGCGGTAGTATTTGGGTCAGGCTATCTGAGAATTCCTGACATGGCAAAGGCAGGAGTTTGGTTAAACATCATTTCCATTTTCATATTAGCCATAGCCGTTTATTTTCTTATTCCATTGGTATGGGGAATTACACTGACGGAGTTTCCTAGCAACCTAAGATAA
- a CDS encoding MurR/RpiR family transcriptional regulator — MENEAQHGLARIRSSYGKFSEKEKKIADYILNNPETIIHHTINQVSDELGVAESTVFRFCKRIGFKGYQALKIALAAEIVTPIKDIHEKINEGDSVSTVSEKVFRSNIKTLESTLQIIDGTAITEAVSAMLKARKIDFYGCGGSAVVALDCYHKFIRSGLLVSAQLESHMQLMSASQLTKEDVAVVISHSGSTKDTLDVMQVLKENEVKTICITNFAKSPLTKEADIPLYTVAEETDFRSEAFSSRIAQLSIIDALYTNVMIAKEQEGKQALQDMRKAMSLKRL, encoded by the coding sequence ATGGAGAATGAAGCACAACATGGATTAGCGAGAATTAGAAGCAGCTATGGAAAATTTAGTGAAAAGGAAAAGAAAATAGCCGATTACATTCTCAATAACCCAGAAACAATTATTCACCACACGATTAACCAAGTTTCAGACGAGTTGGGGGTGGCGGAGTCAACAGTTTTCCGCTTTTGTAAACGCATTGGCTTTAAGGGGTATCAGGCCTTAAAAATTGCCCTTGCTGCAGAAATTGTGACACCCATAAAAGATATTCATGAAAAAATAAACGAAGGCGACAGTGTCTCTACGGTTTCTGAAAAAGTTTTTCGTTCGAATATAAAAACGCTTGAAAGCACCCTGCAGATTATTGATGGTACAGCGATAACAGAAGCGGTTAGCGCCATGTTAAAGGCTCGTAAAATTGACTTCTATGGTTGTGGGGGCTCTGCTGTAGTAGCATTGGATTGCTATCATAAATTTATTCGCAGTGGGCTCCTAGTGAGTGCACAACTTGAATCCCACATGCAGCTTATGTCTGCATCACAGCTTACGAAGGAGGATGTGGCTGTAGTAATTTCACATTCGGGATCAACAAAAGATACTCTAGATGTGATGCAAGTTTTGAAGGAGAACGAAGTGAAAACGATCTGCATTACCAACTTTGCGAAGTCACCGCTGACGAAGGAAGCGGATATTCCTCTTTATACGGTGGCAGAGGAGACTGATTTCCGTTCAGAAGCTTTTTCGTCACGAATCGCCCAATTGAGTATAATTGATGCTCTCTACACGAACGTGATGATAGCTAAAGAACAAGAGGGAAAGCAGGCATTGCAAGATATGCGTAAGGCCATGTCGTTAAAGCGACTATAA
- the gnd gene encoding phosphogluconate dehydrogenase (NAD(+)-dependent, decarboxylating), translating into MKVGMVGLGKMGLNLTLNLLDHGHEVVGYDTDLTVQEKISYEQFSYQDSLAKLVSELPTPRVVWMMVPAGDVTENVISELTNQLEAGDMLIDGGNSNYKETLRHAETLKEKGMYFFDCGTSGGTDGARNGACTMVGGHPDKFKHIEPLFEAVSIENGYLYTGKPGSGHFLKMIHNGIEYGMMQSIAEGFDILNKSEFDYDYEKVAKVWNHGSVIRSWLMELTEQAFSKDANLDEIRGVMNSSGEGKWTVETALDHQVAAPVIALSLMMRYRSLEDDTFTGKVVAALRNEFGGHAIVKK; encoded by the coding sequence ATGAAAGTCGGCATGGTAGGCCTAGGAAAAATGGGCTTAAACTTAACATTGAATTTATTGGATCATGGTCATGAGGTTGTTGGGTACGATACAGATTTAACAGTACAAGAAAAAATCTCATATGAACAGTTCTCTTATCAAGACTCTTTAGCCAAGCTTGTCAGTGAACTGCCAACCCCTCGCGTCGTGTGGATGATGGTTCCTGCAGGTGATGTAACGGAAAACGTTATAAGTGAATTGACAAACCAATTAGAAGCTGGGGACATGTTAATTGACGGCGGAAACTCCAATTATAAAGAAACATTAAGACACGCAGAAACCCTAAAAGAAAAAGGCATGTACTTCTTCGATTGTGGGACAAGTGGGGGGACAGACGGAGCCAGGAATGGTGCTTGTACAATGGTAGGTGGCCATCCCGATAAATTTAAGCATATCGAACCGCTTTTTGAAGCTGTTTCTATCGAGAATGGCTACCTCTATACTGGAAAACCAGGCAGTGGGCACTTTTTGAAAATGATTCACAACGGCATTGAATATGGCATGATGCAGTCGATTGCTGAAGGGTTCGATATCCTTAACAAAAGTGAATTTGATTATGACTACGAAAAGGTTGCTAAAGTGTGGAATCACGGGTCAGTTATTCGTTCATGGTTAATGGAATTAACAGAACAAGCCTTTTCTAAAGATGCGAATCTCGATGAAATAAGAGGTGTAATGAACTCCTCAGGTGAAGGAAAATGGACGGTTGAAACGGCCCTTGATCACCAAGTAGCTGCCCCCGTTATCGCTTTATCGTTAATGATGCGTTATCGCTCACTGGAGGATGACACGTTCACAGGAAAAGTAGTTGCTGCTTTACGTAATGAATTTGGCGGCCATGCCATCGTTAAGAAATAG
- the gntK gene encoding gluconokinase has protein sequence MNAQYYLGVDIGTTSTKSVLFNKKGGIITQHTINYPLHTPNPLVAEQDPNEIFEAVLETIREAIKKGGIATSQIQFISFSSAMHSLIAVDEYGSLLTNSITWADTRSAEYATDIKENHNGHEIYLRTGTPIHAMSPLSKLVWLKAEEPDIFAKAAKFISIKEYVFYKLFNEYVVDYSIASATGLFNLEALDWDQEALKLTGITPNHLSALVPTTHSLTGLKSEYQRLLGLSDHIPFIIGASDGVLSNLGVNAIDPGVIAVTIGTSGAIRTVSSEPRTDPKGRIFCYALTEDHWIIGGPVNNGGMVLRWLRDEFAASEVETAKRLGIDPYDVLTKIASSIEPGSDGLIFHPFLTGERAPLWNSSARGSFFGLSIHHKKQHMVRAVLEGIVYNLYTVLLALEELTGEPKRIQATGGFARSEMWRQMMTDIFDKPVVVPESYESSCLGAVVLGMYATGEINDFSIVSDMIGHTHTHKPDEKTTGVYRELLPIYIRLSRLLEEEYESISNFQRKHIK, from the coding sequence ATGAACGCACAGTATTATTTAGGCGTTGACATTGGTACAACAAGTACAAAGTCAGTTCTTTTTAACAAAAAAGGTGGAATCATTACACAACATACGATTAACTATCCCCTGCATACTCCGAACCCTTTAGTTGCCGAACAGGACCCAAATGAAATCTTTGAGGCTGTACTTGAAACCATTCGGGAAGCTATTAAGAAAGGCGGAATAGCCACAAGTCAGATTCAATTCATTTCATTCAGTTCAGCCATGCACAGTTTAATTGCAGTTGACGAATATGGCTCATTATTAACAAACAGCATTACATGGGCAGATACACGAAGCGCCGAATATGCAACAGACATAAAAGAAAACCACAATGGACACGAGATTTACTTGCGGACAGGCACACCCATTCACGCCATGTCTCCTCTATCAAAATTAGTTTGGCTAAAGGCAGAAGAACCAGATATCTTTGCCAAAGCAGCTAAATTCATTTCCATTAAAGAGTACGTCTTTTATAAATTATTTAATGAGTATGTTGTCGACTACTCGATAGCTTCTGCAACAGGATTGTTTAATCTAGAAGCACTGGATTGGGACCAAGAGGCCTTGAAATTGACAGGGATTACGCCTAACCACCTATCTGCCCTTGTGCCAACAACTCACTCTTTAACTGGCTTAAAATCAGAATATCAGCGGCTGTTAGGATTGTCTGACCATATTCCCTTTATTATCGGGGCTAGTGACGGCGTGCTTTCGAATCTCGGCGTCAATGCGATTGACCCTGGAGTGATCGCCGTAACCATTGGCACAAGCGGAGCAATCCGTACGGTTTCAAGTGAACCCAGAACAGATCCTAAAGGACGTATTTTTTGTTATGCGTTAACAGAAGATCACTGGATTATTGGAGGTCCTGTAAATAATGGTGGTATGGTGCTAAGATGGCTGCGGGACGAATTTGCAGCCTCTGAAGTCGAAACGGCCAAACGCCTTGGGATCGATCCTTATGATGTGTTGACAAAAATTGCTTCATCAATTGAGCCTGGCTCCGATGGCCTTATCTTCCACCCCTTCCTTACAGGAGAGCGTGCTCCGTTATGGAACTCGAGTGCCCGTGGTTCCTTCTTTGGGTTAAGTATTCACCACAAGAAGCAGCACATGGTTCGTGCAGTTTTGGAAGGAATCGTCTATAATCTGTACACCGTTCTGTTAGCTCTTGAAGAATTAACTGGTGAGCCAAAACGTATTCAAGCCACTGGCGGTTTTGCACGATCAGAGATGTGGAGACAAATGATGACCGACATTTTTGATAAGCCTGTGGTTGTCCCTGAAAGCTATGAGAGCTCTTGCCTGGGGGCTGTTGTACTTGGCATGTATGCTACAGGTGAGATTAACGATTTCAGCATTGTATCTGACATGATCGGCCACACACATACACACAAGCCAGACGAAAAGACGACAGGAGTTTATAGAGAGCTTCTCCCTATTTACATTCGCCTGTCTCGTTTGCTTGAAGAAGAATATGAATCGATTTCCAACTTCCAACGTAAACACATTAAATGA
- a CDS encoding catalase — translation MSDDHKGRNNKKNKQLEQFRADDRDKKMTTDQGVKVSEDEFSLKAGERGPTLMEDFHFREKMTHFDHERIPERAVHARGFAAHGEFQVYESMKEYTKAGFLQDPSVKTPVFVRFSTVAGSKGSPETARDARGFATKFYTEEGNYDLVGNNIPVFFIQDAIKFPDLVHSFKPEPHNGMPQAATAHDTFWDFVANNQEAAHMVMWTMSDRAIPRSFRMMEGFGVHTFRFVNDKGEAHFVKFHWKPVLGTHSLVWDEAQKIGGKNPDFHRGDLYGSIEAGNYPEFELGVQIIKEEDEFKFDFDILDATKLWPEEDVPVKIIGKMTLNRNVDNVFAETEQVAFHPGNVVPGIDFSNDPLLQGRLFSYTDTQLIRLGGPNFHELPINRPVCPYHNNQRDGYSRMTINKGPVSYHNNSLANNTPATSTEDEGGYVHYQEKVEGRKVRSRSESFKDHFSQATLFWNSMSETEKKHIISGFSFELGKVGSKSVQQQNVDMFANVSLDLAKAIADNIGVNPPQGGGSDVTKTSPALSQENTKKTPSTRQVAVLISEGFDGAEVSSVLAALKVEGVIPEIVSDKLGMVKGSDNAEFNVDHTFLTADSVLFDAVYVVGGNSVSQKFHQDAMYFIDEAFKHFKPIGATHEGKKWLKKADLEKSPGVVLGDEDSSEFAKEFSEAVAAHRFWDRQLA, via the coding sequence ATGAGCGACGACCACAAGGGAAGAAACAATAAAAAAAATAAACAACTGGAACAGTTTAGAGCAGATGATAGAGACAAGAAGATGACGACTGACCAAGGAGTTAAAGTGTCGGAGGACGAATTTTCCTTGAAAGCGGGAGAGCGTGGACCGACCCTTATGGAGGACTTCCACTTTCGCGAAAAGATGACACATTTTGACCATGAGCGAATTCCTGAAAGAGCTGTACATGCCCGCGGGTTTGCTGCCCATGGAGAATTTCAAGTCTATGAATCTATGAAGGAATATACCAAAGCAGGCTTTTTACAGGATCCATCAGTTAAAACTCCTGTTTTCGTTCGGTTCTCAACGGTAGCAGGTTCAAAAGGTTCTCCAGAAACCGCTCGTGATGCACGGGGCTTTGCTACAAAATTTTATACGGAAGAAGGAAATTATGATTTAGTTGGGAACAATATCCCTGTATTTTTCATCCAAGATGCGATTAAATTCCCGGATTTAGTTCATTCATTTAAGCCAGAACCTCATAACGGCATGCCTCAGGCGGCCACTGCCCATGATACGTTTTGGGATTTTGTCGCAAATAATCAAGAAGCTGCCCATATGGTGATGTGGACGATGTCAGATCGAGCAATTCCAAGAAGTTTCAGGATGATGGAAGGGTTCGGTGTGCACACATTCCGTTTTGTAAATGACAAAGGTGAGGCACATTTTGTGAAGTTCCATTGGAAGCCTGTGCTCGGAACACATTCTCTTGTATGGGATGAGGCACAAAAAATCGGCGGGAAAAATCCAGATTTCCATCGTGGAGATTTATATGGATCGATTGAAGCGGGTAATTATCCGGAATTTGAGCTTGGTGTCCAGATTATTAAAGAGGAGGATGAATTCAAATTCGACTTTGATATTCTTGATGCAACGAAGCTGTGGCCTGAAGAAGATGTACCTGTCAAAATCATTGGTAAGATGACGTTAAACCGTAATGTCGATAATGTTTTTGCCGAAACAGAACAAGTGGCATTCCACCCTGGAAATGTTGTGCCAGGTATAGATTTTTCAAATGACCCACTCCTGCAGGGACGTTTGTTTTCCTATACGGATACACAGTTGATTCGCCTTGGTGGGCCGAATTTCCATGAGCTGCCGATCAATAGACCTGTTTGTCCTTATCACAATAATCAGCGTGATGGCTATAGTCGTATGACGATTAATAAAGGACCAGTGAGCTACCATAATAATTCTCTCGCTAATAATACACCGGCGACTTCAACTGAAGACGAAGGTGGCTATGTTCATTACCAGGAAAAGGTGGAGGGGCGCAAGGTGAGAAGCCGCAGTGAGAGCTTTAAAGATCATTTTTCACAGGCTACCCTATTCTGGAACAGTATGAGTGAAACTGAGAAGAAACATATTATTTCCGGATTCAGTTTTGAGCTTGGAAAAGTGGGAAGCAAATCTGTGCAACAACAAAACGTTGATATGTTTGCTAATGTGAGCCTCGATCTGGCGAAAGCAATCGCAGATAACATTGGTGTCAATCCTCCACAGGGCGGAGGATCGGATGTTACAAAAACTTCTCCTGCGCTAAGTCAAGAAAATACGAAGAAAACCCCGTCGACTAGACAAGTAGCCGTTCTTATCTCTGAAGGGTTTGATGGAGCTGAGGTGTCCTCCGTGCTAGCTGCATTGAAGGTTGAAGGTGTTATTCCTGAAATCGTTAGCGATAAGCTAGGGATGGTGAAGGGATCAGATAACGCAGAGTTCAATGTGGACCACACCTTTTTGACGGCTGACTCGGTACTGTTTGATGCGGTCTATGTCGTTGGTGGCAATAGTGTGAGTCAAAAATTCCATCAGGATGCGATGTACTTTATTGATGAAGCATTTAAGCACTTTAAACCAATCGGAGCAACACATGAAGGGAAGAAGTGGTTGAAAAAGGCTGATCTAGAAAAAAGTCCAGGTGTTGTCCTCGGGGATGAAGATTCAAGTGAATTTGCGAAGGAATTTAGTGAGGCGGTTGCTGCTCATCGTTTCTGGGATCGTCAATTAGCTTAA